The following proteins are encoded in a genomic region of Siphonobacter curvatus:
- a CDS encoding beta propeller repeat protein, with the protein MKRLYLFSLLLLTFSACKRNAPAEPEPEFKPRETEDWLILTAPEEREVWGVFGNIDSTLLITTGYKIYYTQDRGNSWQESDYKPGSGVFGITSSADTLYALTAQRGYALNSIAYAVNPQFQSIDGGKTWTQSFSRRAYESIAVPRNQTKTANGLVYSIDQELTAVCTSCPNYYLETPGFKTPQGQKILLPQKHQLQSIYMDSQQRLYLSGSAAVCGGPGNISFCNGHRGVIYISKKPLP; encoded by the coding sequence ATGAAACGACTCTACCTCTTTAGCTTACTTTTGCTAACCTTTTCTGCCTGCAAACGCAACGCACCCGCCGAGCCTGAACCCGAATTTAAACCTCGTGAAACGGAAGACTGGCTGATTCTGACCGCTCCCGAAGAACGGGAAGTGTGGGGTGTCTTTGGCAACATTGACAGTACGTTGCTTATCACTACGGGTTATAAGATCTATTATACGCAGGACCGGGGCAATTCCTGGCAGGAAAGCGATTACAAACCAGGAAGTGGGGTGTTTGGTATTACTTCTTCTGCAGATACTCTGTATGCACTTACGGCTCAAAGGGGATATGCTCTCAACAGTATTGCGTACGCCGTGAACCCGCAATTCCAAAGCATAGATGGAGGAAAGACCTGGACCCAAAGCTTTAGCAGGAGAGCCTATGAAAGCATAGCCGTTCCTCGCAATCAAACTAAAACTGCCAATGGACTAGTTTACAGCATTGATCAGGAACTTACGGCGGTATGCACCTCCTGCCCGAATTATTATCTGGAGACGCCGGGCTTTAAAACCCCACAGGGACAAAAAATACTTCTCCCCCAGAAGCATCAGCTTCAAAGCATTTATATGGATTCACAGCAACGGCTCTATTTGTCTGGATCAGCAGCCGTTTGTGGCGGACCAGGCAATATAAGCTTCTGCAATGGCCACCGTGGCGTCATCTATATCTCTAAAAAACCATTACCCTGA
- a CDS encoding site-specific integrase, with protein MIDKYLEWSEKSTEKGHYAVLTHKTRKEKLTLLKYFLEDEKKTKLLVEEIKPVIMERFVNWMLLKRNAKKVYAQKSQQFIKTFVLWCWRNGHIDINPLDSYAVKVDKTPNLEYLSEKELTLLATMEFPVRLQETVDCYLFACHTGLAYVDMKLLKEASIVEEGGRQYLKGSREKTDTNYFVPLSKVARSIIEKYGSVANLPLRSNKEVNRMLKVAMAQIGVDRRIWFHTGRKTFAMRMQNQFLLSDETTAAMLGHKSTKELKTYRNITKERVMNEVANIDF; from the coding sequence ATGATAGACAAATACCTGGAATGGTCGGAAAAGTCAACCGAGAAAGGGCATTATGCGGTATTGACTCACAAAACCCGCAAGGAAAAGCTTACCCTATTGAAGTATTTCCTGGAAGATGAAAAAAAGACCAAGCTTCTGGTAGAGGAAATTAAACCCGTTATCATGGAGCGGTTCGTTAACTGGATGCTCTTGAAACGTAATGCCAAAAAGGTCTACGCTCAGAAAAGCCAGCAGTTCATTAAAACCTTCGTGCTATGGTGCTGGCGAAACGGGCATATCGACATCAACCCGCTCGATAGCTACGCAGTCAAAGTAGATAAGACCCCTAATCTAGAGTACCTTTCCGAGAAAGAGCTTACGCTACTGGCGACAATGGAGTTTCCCGTACGCCTGCAAGAAACGGTCGATTGCTATCTGTTTGCCTGTCATACGGGCCTCGCCTACGTAGACATGAAGCTTTTAAAGGAGGCTAGTATCGTCGAAGAGGGCGGTCGGCAGTATCTGAAAGGATCTCGGGAGAAAACGGACACGAATTACTTCGTTCCCCTATCAAAGGTGGCCAGAAGTATTATTGAAAAATATGGTAGCGTAGCTAATCTGCCCTTACGCTCTAACAAGGAAGTTAACCGCATGCTCAAGGTGGCTATGGCACAGATTGGGGTTGATCGCCGGATCTGGTTCCATACAGGACGCAAGACCTTTGCGATGCGGATGCAAAACCAATTCCTTTTGTCCGACGAGACCACTGCGGCTATGCTGGGCCACAAGTCTACGAAGGAGCTCAAAACCTACCGCAACATTACCAAAGAGCGTGTCATGAATGAAGTAGCCAACATTGATTTCTAG
- a CDS encoding DNA/RNA non-specific endonuclease — MRKPSAIKYFTLSLPILISLLVSCGKGSKPVITPERPDPSSTTTILGFPSQSTEEASVWTAEQLLIKKEYTVSYLLQKGIPRWVGWHLQTSDLGDVDRQDDFRLDEELPTTAVRVRPTDYTGSGFDRGHLCPSGDRTSSVAANSATFLMTNMIPQAPALNRGVWNDLEEYCRTKVKLGYEAYIYAGGHQEGGTGSNGTANTIANGKISVPQFCWKVVLIMPEGTDDLKRIASEKVEVIAVLIPNSQDVAGTGWRRWQLTVRQLEQVAKLNFFSELPQAVQDKIEN; from the coding sequence ATGCGTAAGCCTTCAGCGATTAAGTACTTCACCCTTTCATTACCAATTCTAATCAGCTTACTCGTCTCCTGTGGGAAGGGCAGTAAGCCAGTCATCACGCCAGAAAGGCCCGATCCAAGCTCGACCACTACTATTCTAGGTTTTCCCTCTCAAAGCACCGAGGAGGCTTCGGTATGGACTGCTGAGCAGCTTCTCATTAAAAAGGAGTATACGGTGTCTTATCTGTTGCAGAAAGGTATTCCCCGCTGGGTGGGCTGGCACTTGCAAACCTCGGACCTGGGAGACGTAGACCGTCAGGATGATTTCCGCCTGGATGAAGAGCTGCCCACTACGGCGGTACGCGTTAGGCCTACGGATTATACCGGCTCCGGTTTTGACCGTGGTCACCTCTGTCCATCGGGTGATCGGACGTCTAGTGTAGCGGCTAACTCGGCTACTTTCTTAATGACGAACATGATTCCGCAGGCTCCTGCTTTAAACCGGGGTGTCTGGAATGATTTGGAAGAATATTGCCGGACCAAGGTGAAGCTAGGATATGAAGCTTATATCTATGCCGGGGGACATCAGGAGGGCGGGACGGGCTCGAATGGAACCGCCAATACGATTGCTAATGGCAAGATCAGCGTTCCTCAGTTTTGCTGGAAGGTAGTCCTCATCATGCCTGAGGGTACGGACGATCTTAAGCGCATCGCTAGTGAAAAGGTTGAAGTCATTGCCGTTCTCATTCCGAACAGCCAGGACGTTGCTGGCACCGGGTGGCGGAGGTGGCAACTGACCGTGAGACAGCTGGAGCAGGTGGCCAAGCTTAACTTCTTTTCGGAGCTACCTCAGGCAGTGCAGGATAAGATTGAGAATTAA
- a CDS encoding outer membrane protein assembly factor BamB family protein, with protein MKFFSAVFLVIALCCAFSACKKDNSPVEVEAEPATNQTVFMSDFDGGIYAFNAQTGEALWEKHVDNAVRDGFVVTNKLAYVPKHDDSIEAYDVNTGEMKWQVKLEEASFFSNNVIVIDGILCTSGHNYLIGLDATTGQQKWRVNSFSGGNLYAKDGMLYVESGPELTAIEASSGSIKWRLAHEKYPQVPYWMDETLYGYATVSERDSSSYQHPFKIHPFIISFDLKKGTLALNQRIPDKYHPGRLFATSPDRVFISYGATSPGRLSSWSKKGMELMWDVPITLAIGFPSPFYSQSYLYTGNEQGILYRISEKSGEFQELCRLPGRIGSSPVVANGVIYVGSGDTETVVEQLYAIEEATGKVKWSVPIKGWIAKVSPVVLDSNGKMHYYSASAMPK; from the coding sequence ATGAAGTTCTTTTCCGCCGTTTTCTTAGTTATAGCTCTGTGTTGCGCATTCAGTGCCTGTAAAAAAGACAATTCTCCTGTTGAAGTCGAAGCCGAACCTGCTACCAATCAAACGGTTTTCATGTCTGATTTCGATGGTGGAATTTATGCGTTCAATGCCCAGACCGGAGAAGCCTTGTGGGAAAAACATGTTGATAATGCAGTCCGTGATGGTTTTGTGGTCACCAATAAGCTAGCTTATGTGCCTAAGCATGATGATTCCATTGAGGCTTATGACGTGAATACAGGTGAGATGAAATGGCAGGTGAAGCTGGAGGAAGCCAGTTTCTTTTCAAACAATGTGATCGTTATTGACGGCATCCTCTGTACGAGTGGACATAATTACTTAATCGGATTGGATGCTACTACGGGTCAGCAAAAGTGGCGAGTCAATTCGTTTTCAGGGGGGAATCTTTACGCGAAGGACGGCATGCTCTATGTGGAATCAGGCCCCGAGTTAACGGCCATCGAGGCATCCAGCGGCTCTATTAAATGGCGGCTGGCTCATGAGAAGTACCCTCAAGTACCCTATTGGATGGATGAAACCCTCTACGGGTATGCTACGGTAAGTGAGAGAGACTCTTCCAGCTACCAACATCCCTTTAAGATTCATCCGTTCATTATTTCATTTGATTTAAAGAAAGGAACGCTTGCCTTAAACCAAAGAATTCCGGATAAGTATCATCCGGGTCGACTATTTGCTACCTCTCCTGATCGAGTGTTTATTAGTTACGGAGCCACCTCACCGGGCCGTCTGAGCTCCTGGTCAAAGAAAGGAATGGAACTGATGTGGGATGTACCCATAACGCTAGCTATAGGCTTTCCTAGCCCTTTCTATTCCCAATCCTACTTATATACGGGAAATGAACAGGGCATTCTGTATCGAATCAGTGAGAAGTCAGGCGAATTCCAGGAACTATGTCGGCTCCCTGGTAGAATTGGATCGAGCCCGGTGGTTGCTAACGGTGTAATCTATGTAGGGAGCGGTGATACAGAAACCGTAGTAGAGCAATTGTATGCCATTGAAGAGGCAACTGGTAAAGTCAAGTGGTCTGTTCCTATCAAAGGGTGGATCGCCAAGGTATCTCCGGTAGTGCTTGATTCCAACGGTAAGATGCATTACTATTCCGCGTCTGCAATGCCAAAATGA
- a CDS encoding PH domain-containing protein: MGSYVNNHLIKDEQVVFETTYHWTIFFTWASLFTLTIAAWIKRSSDEFVITNKRLVIKTGFISRETIELNLNKVESIQVDQSIWGRMLGFGTVSIHGTGETRQVFTRISDPLEFRRKYQEQYDQYTHARGTFN; this comes from the coding sequence ATGGGTAGCTACGTAAACAATCACCTGATCAAAGACGAGCAGGTTGTGTTTGAAACCACTTATCACTGGACTATTTTCTTTACCTGGGCTTCGTTATTTACACTTACTATCGCAGCCTGGATCAAGCGTTCGTCCGACGAATTTGTAATTACCAACAAACGGTTGGTGATTAAAACGGGTTTCATCTCTCGCGAAACGATTGAGTTAAACTTGAACAAAGTAGAAAGCATTCAGGTCGATCAGAGCATCTGGGGACGGATGCTAGGCTTCGGAACGGTTTCAATTCACGGTACGGGAGAAACCCGCCAGGTTTTCACGCGAATCAGTGATCCTCTGGAGTTTAGAAGAAAATACCAGGAGCAATACGACCAGTATACACACGCTCGCGGAACATTTAATTAA
- the rsmG gene encoding 16S rRNA (guanine(527)-N(7))-methyltransferase RsmG, translating into MEIIKKYFPDLTPRQEEQFGQLGELYRFWNEQINVVSRQDVDNLYERHILHSLGIAKVMPFKPMTEILDVGTGGGFPGVPLAILFPDSQFHLVDSIGKKIRVVEEVSKAIGLTNLRAEQKRAELVPAAAYDFIVSRAVTRLKPFYGWVKTKVHKNQFNDLKNGILYLKGGDLTEELQELGKKTTVYELSDYFTEEFFETKKVVYVPF; encoded by the coding sequence ATGGAAATCATAAAAAAATACTTTCCTGACCTGACGCCCCGGCAGGAAGAACAATTTGGGCAACTGGGTGAATTGTATCGGTTCTGGAACGAACAGATCAACGTGGTATCCCGGCAGGATGTGGATAACCTCTACGAACGGCACATTCTACATTCACTAGGCATTGCGAAGGTGATGCCGTTCAAGCCCATGACCGAGATTCTGGACGTAGGCACGGGAGGCGGTTTTCCGGGTGTTCCGCTAGCGATTCTGTTCCCCGATTCGCAATTTCATCTGGTGGACAGTATTGGCAAGAAAATTCGCGTTGTAGAAGAAGTGTCCAAGGCCATTGGACTGACCAATCTGCGGGCGGAGCAAAAACGGGCGGAACTGGTCCCCGCGGCGGCGTACGATTTTATCGTGAGCCGGGCCGTAACACGACTAAAGCCTTTCTACGGCTGGGTGAAGACGAAAGTCCATAAAAACCAGTTTAACGATCTCAAGAACGGAATTTTATACCTGAAAGGGGGAGACTTAACCGAGGAACTTCAGGAACTGGGAAAGAAAACGACGGTCTATGAGCTGTCCGATTATTTCACGGAAGAGTTTTTTGAGACCAAGAAAGTCGTATACGTACCTTTCTAG
- a CDS encoding glycosyltransferase, with product MIPNAISESLPGVSVVVCAWNELENLRELIPILHAQQYETFEIIIVNDKSADGTFPFLKLECEAYERLRVIHIDHTPAHIASKKYALTRGIQAATHEIILLTDADCRPASPRWIQHMVSQLRADKEIVLGFSPYQQEPGFLNTFIQFETFYTALQYVSFALAGHPYMGVGRNLLYRKSLFLKHKGFNGFLNVLGGDDDLFINKAATASNTAVCLHPDSFTHSIPKQSWAAWFHQKRRHVSVGGHYKRRDQLLLGLLAFSHLACWVLFLGNFVYFLWERNTEMLAWTGGIFALRTLGVWYLWGRVNQRLGNRLSSGMIPVMDGLLTWYLLGMGFVSTFFKKKITWK from the coding sequence ATGATACCAAATGCTATCTCTGAAAGCCTTCCCGGCGTTTCGGTGGTCGTTTGTGCCTGGAATGAACTGGAGAATCTACGGGAACTGATTCCGATCCTACATGCCCAGCAGTACGAAACGTTTGAGATCATTATTGTCAACGACAAGTCCGCCGATGGGACCTTTCCGTTTCTGAAGCTCGAATGTGAGGCTTACGAACGCCTGCGGGTGATCCATATCGACCATACGCCCGCTCACATTGCTTCGAAGAAATACGCCCTTACGCGGGGCATCCAGGCGGCTACGCACGAAATCATTTTACTAACGGATGCGGATTGCCGTCCAGCCTCCCCACGGTGGATCCAGCATATGGTTTCGCAACTGCGTGCGGACAAAGAAATTGTACTGGGGTTTTCTCCCTACCAGCAGGAGCCGGGCTTTCTCAATACGTTCATTCAGTTTGAAACCTTTTATACGGCTCTGCAATACGTTTCCTTCGCTCTGGCCGGACATCCGTATATGGGGGTAGGCCGAAATCTGTTGTACCGAAAATCGCTCTTTCTGAAGCATAAGGGTTTCAACGGATTTCTGAACGTGCTGGGAGGTGACGATGATCTGTTTATCAACAAAGCGGCCACGGCTTCCAACACAGCCGTATGCCTACATCCCGACAGTTTTACGCACTCCATTCCCAAGCAGAGCTGGGCGGCGTGGTTTCACCAGAAACGGCGACATGTATCGGTAGGCGGGCACTACAAACGACGGGATCAGTTGCTGTTGGGTTTACTGGCTTTCTCCCATCTGGCCTGCTGGGTATTGTTTCTGGGAAATTTCGTTTATTTCCTATGGGAGCGAAATACCGAAATGCTGGCCTGGACGGGTGGTATCTTTGCTTTGCGTACGCTGGGAGTCTGGTACCTTTGGGGCCGGGTTAACCAAAGACTAGGCAATCGGCTTAGCTCCGGTATGATTCCAGTTATGGACGGCCTGCTAACGTGGTATCTACTTGGAATGGGCTTTGTATCTACTTTTTTCAAGAAGAAAATTACCTGGAAATGA
- the tgt gene encoding tRNA guanosine(34) transglycosylase Tgt, with translation MQFEVIKQDQKARAGTIQTDHGTIETPIFMPVGTVASVKAVHQRELKEDIKAQIILGNTYHLYLRPGLEVLEQAGGLHKFNGWDRPILTDSGGFQVYSLAGTGRKIDEAGVKFKSHIDGSTHVFTPESVMDIQRTIGADFVMAFDECTPYPCDYGYARRSMELTHRWLQRCCDRFDTTEPKYGHSQALFPIVQGSTYPDLRRQSAEFIASLGREGNAIGGLSVGEPAEDMYEMTDLVCSILPQDKPRYLMGVGTPANILESIALGIDMMDCVLPTRNARHGILYTTQGIINIKNEKWRKDFSPIDEGLGGYTSTFYSKAYLRHLFKSDELLGPQIASVHNLTFYLWLVKEARLQILNGTYLPWKNQMVEQIMRRL, from the coding sequence ATGCAGTTTGAAGTCATAAAACAGGATCAAAAGGCTCGGGCCGGAACGATTCAGACCGATCACGGTACGATTGAAACCCCGATTTTTATGCCCGTAGGAACGGTGGCGAGTGTAAAGGCGGTGCATCAACGGGAATTGAAGGAAGACATTAAGGCCCAGATCATTCTGGGAAATACGTACCACCTGTACCTGCGACCCGGCTTGGAGGTACTGGAACAGGCGGGCGGTTTGCATAAATTTAACGGTTGGGATCGGCCCATCCTGACGGATTCGGGTGGTTTTCAGGTTTACTCGCTGGCGGGTACGGGACGCAAGATTGACGAAGCGGGTGTGAAATTCAAATCGCACATCGACGGTTCTACGCACGTCTTTACGCCCGAAAGCGTTATGGACATTCAGCGGACCATCGGGGCCGATTTCGTGATGGCCTTCGACGAGTGTACGCCCTATCCCTGCGATTACGGGTACGCCCGCCGCTCAATGGAATTGACGCACCGCTGGCTGCAACGCTGCTGCGATCGCTTCGATACAACGGAGCCCAAATATGGTCACTCGCAGGCCCTTTTTCCAATTGTTCAGGGTAGTACGTATCCGGACTTACGACGACAATCGGCGGAGTTTATTGCTTCGCTGGGACGGGAAGGAAATGCCATTGGTGGGCTTTCGGTGGGTGAACCCGCCGAGGATATGTACGAAATGACCGACCTGGTTTGCTCCATTCTGCCGCAGGACAAACCCCGCTACCTAATGGGCGTGGGTACGCCGGCGAACATCCTCGAAAGTATTGCTCTGGGTATCGATATGATGGACTGTGTACTGCCCACTCGCAACGCCCGGCACGGCATTTTGTACACGACGCAGGGAATTATCAACATCAAAAACGAGAAGTGGCGGAAAGATTTTAGCCCCATCGATGAAGGACTGGGTGGATACACCAGCACGTTTTATTCCAAAGCGTACCTGCGACATTTATTCAAATCCGACGAATTGCTGGGACCACAAATTGCGAGTGTGCATAATCTTACCTTTTATTTGTGGCTGGTGAAAGAAGCCCGCCTGCAAATCTTAAACGGTACGTATCTGCCCTGGAAAAACCAGATGGTAGAACAGATCATGCGGCGTTTGTAA
- a CDS encoding OmpA family protein, whose product MRSIRCLSLVVLTGMLAGNAGAQTDPYRPNALYEGPNKLNTWSISVRGGSPQFYGDLREYDFWPAPHPKEYRPASERGAVGFGLDVNKQLSHLFGASLKLDAGNLRGAKSRIYNSYFRAEYFQTALVGNINMKSLLFGPRKLNRWKIDLHAGFGVLWFKSTAYEIGTGRIKRMSNITQEIVDRDGPNGPYAGLDVSPKKRSNAVVFPVGLAIAYELSPRFDIGIDFVLNNVNTEKLDATVGGDNTSMYDRAGNRGNIQDYKRGNSDLDKFATPYLTLTYKFGKNAIKVGRDKVWDSAKGTYNLRYTDPRLLYKPERILSMSEIDSIAKANRPKDIDPRLLIDSDNDGVSDYFDKQPDTPAGSIVSGAGVAIDFEQIVNSLTPGQACLEIFANVNFDSDKSVIRPEYNEMLTRIVELLNRTNCRLQLTGHADRRSSDRHNITLSERRVQAVKNYLIKAGVANPSRILTEAYGAFKPIGDNTTKQGQEKNRRVELRFLP is encoded by the coding sequence ATGAGAAGTATACGCTGTCTGTCTTTAGTCGTACTTACGGGAATGCTAGCCGGGAACGCCGGAGCTCAAACCGACCCTTACCGTCCCAATGCGTTATACGAAGGTCCAAATAAGCTGAATACGTGGTCCATAAGCGTACGCGGTGGATCGCCCCAGTTTTACGGAGACTTACGGGAGTACGATTTTTGGCCAGCTCCGCACCCGAAAGAATACCGCCCAGCCTCGGAACGGGGGGCCGTAGGTTTTGGACTGGATGTGAATAAACAGCTTTCGCACCTATTTGGAGCCAGTCTGAAGCTCGATGCGGGTAATCTTCGCGGAGCTAAAAGCCGGATTTATAACTCGTATTTCCGGGCCGAATACTTCCAGACCGCTTTGGTAGGAAACATCAACATGAAAAGCCTGCTGTTTGGTCCCCGCAAACTGAATCGCTGGAAGATTGACCTGCACGCTGGTTTTGGGGTGTTATGGTTTAAATCTACGGCTTACGAAATCGGAACGGGTCGCATCAAGCGGATGTCGAATATTACGCAGGAAATCGTCGATAGGGATGGGCCCAACGGACCCTACGCGGGTCTGGACGTATCTCCCAAGAAGCGCTCCAATGCGGTGGTATTTCCCGTTGGACTTGCCATTGCCTACGAACTTTCGCCCCGATTTGATATTGGTATTGATTTCGTCCTGAATAACGTCAATACGGAAAAACTGGATGCTACCGTTGGGGGCGACAACACCAGTATGTACGATCGGGCGGGTAATCGCGGAAACATTCAGGATTACAAACGCGGAAATTCCGACCTGGATAAATTCGCCACGCCTTACCTGACGCTGACGTACAAGTTTGGAAAAAATGCGATCAAGGTAGGTCGTGACAAGGTTTGGGATTCGGCGAAAGGCACTTATAACCTGCGGTACACCGATCCTCGCCTGCTGTATAAGCCGGAGAGAATTCTTAGCATGTCGGAAATCGATTCGATTGCCAAAGCCAACCGGCCCAAGGACATCGATCCTCGCCTGTTGATCGATTCGGATAATGATGGCGTATCGGATTACTTTGACAAACAACCAGATACGCCCGCAGGTAGCATCGTTTCCGGAGCGGGGGTTGCCATTGATTTCGAGCAAATCGTTAACTCACTGACGCCGGGTCAGGCCTGTCTGGAAATTTTTGCCAACGTGAATTTTGATTCCGACAAGAGCGTCATTCGACCCGAGTATAACGAAATGTTAACGCGTATCGTCGAGCTGCTCAATCGGACCAACTGTCGTCTGCAACTGACCGGTCACGCGGATCGTCGCTCTTCAGATCGCCATAACATTACCCTTTCTGAACGTCGGGTACAGGCCGTGAAAAACTACCTCATCAAAGCAGGGGTAGCGAATCCGAGCCGCATCCTTACCGAAGCGTACGGTGCCTTCAAACCGATTGGAGACAACACCACCAAACAAGGTCAGGAGAAAAACCGTCGGGTGGAATTACGATTCTTACCCTAA
- the serS gene encoding serine--tRNA ligase codes for MLQLNFIRENKEVTIAGLKKKYFKEPEAAIEQLLTLDQKRRETQADLDATLAQSNALAKQIGGLMKEGKKDEAEAAKAQTALLKTRSKELEEQLRQAESVLQDELVKLPNLPHESVPEGRTPEENVEVYTWGEQPVLADDAQPHWELIKKYDIIDFELGNKITGAGFPVYKGKAARLQRAMINFFLNEAADAGYLEIQPPILINKESGFGTGQLPDKEGQMYYASDDDLYLIPTAEVPITNIYRDTIVADQELPVKNTAYTPCFRREAGSWGAHVRGLNRLHQFDKVELVQIRKPEESYQALEEMVEHVKGLLQKLNLPFRIIRLCGGDMSFTSALTYDFEVWSAAQQRWLECSSVSNFENYQANRLKLRYKVDGKTQLLHTLNGSALALPRILAALLENNQSAEGIRIPEVLVPYCGFDTIQ; via the coding sequence ATGTTACAACTCAACTTCATCCGGGAAAATAAAGAAGTAACGATTGCCGGTTTAAAGAAAAAGTACTTCAAAGAACCCGAAGCCGCCATTGAGCAGTTGCTCACGCTGGATCAGAAACGCCGCGAAACGCAGGCCGATCTCGATGCTACGCTGGCCCAGTCCAATGCCCTAGCCAAACAGATTGGCGGCCTGATGAAAGAAGGCAAAAAAGACGAAGCCGAGGCTGCGAAAGCACAGACGGCTCTGTTGAAAACCCGTTCCAAAGAACTGGAAGAACAACTGCGGCAGGCGGAATCCGTGTTACAGGATGAACTGGTCAAGTTGCCCAACTTACCTCACGAAAGCGTTCCGGAAGGCCGTACACCCGAAGAAAACGTAGAAGTGTACACCTGGGGTGAGCAACCCGTACTGGCCGATGATGCCCAGCCCCACTGGGAGCTGATCAAGAAGTACGACATCATTGATTTCGAGCTGGGTAATAAAATCACCGGAGCTGGTTTTCCGGTGTATAAGGGCAAAGCCGCTCGTTTGCAACGGGCCATGATTAACTTTTTCCTGAACGAAGCCGCGGACGCTGGTTATCTGGAGATTCAACCGCCCATTCTGATCAATAAGGAGTCAGGCTTTGGTACGGGACAGCTACCCGATAAGGAAGGTCAGATGTACTACGCCAGCGACGATGATCTGTACCTGATTCCGACGGCTGAAGTACCCATTACGAACATCTACCGCGATACCATTGTAGCTGATCAGGAGCTTCCGGTTAAAAACACGGCCTATACGCCCTGCTTCCGTCGGGAAGCTGGTAGCTGGGGAGCCCACGTACGCGGTCTGAACCGTCTGCACCAGTTCGACAAAGTGGAATTGGTACAGATTCGCAAGCCCGAAGAATCTTATCAGGCTCTGGAGGAAATGGTGGAACACGTAAAAGGTTTGTTACAGAAGCTGAATTTACCTTTCCGGATTATTCGCCTGTGTGGCGGTGATATGAGCTTTACCTCTGCATTGACGTACGATTTCGAGGTATGGTCTGCGGCTCAGCAACGCTGGCTGGAATGTAGCTCTGTGTCTAACTTCGAAAACTACCAGGCCAATCGTCTGAAACTGCGGTATAAGGTGGATGGAAAGACTCAATTGTTGCACACGTTGAACGGCTCTGCTCTGGCTCTGCCACGTATCTTGGCTGCTTTGCTGGAAAACAATCAGTCTGCGGAAGGCATCCGCATTCCTGAGGTACTGGTTCCGTACTGCGGGTTCGATACCATTCAGTAG